GATGAGGTATTTGACACAGGCCTCTCCATCCAGATGGACCACAAGAGTTCAAGAGATGATATGTATTTTCTCAGGACCTTAAGCCCGGTAAGGGACAAGGACGGCAAGGTCATCGCCGTCACGGTGATCTCCAAAAATATTTCCGACAGGAAAAGGATGGAGGAAGAACTCCGTACCCTCTCAATTACAGATGAGCTTACAGCCCTTTATAACAGGAGAGGATTTCTCATGCTTGCCGGCCAGCAGCTTAAGCTGGCGAACCGCCTGAAAAGAGGGGTGCTCATCTTTTACGCCGACTTGGATGACCTGAAGATCATAAATGACAAGTACGGGCATCAGGAAGGCGACCGCGCCATTTCTGAGACTGCCAATCTTCTGAGGGAAGTCTTCAGGGAGTCTGATATTATAGCCCGTATCGGCGGCGATGAGTTTGTTGTGTTCCCTGTGCATACCACCGGTTACAGCACAGAGACACTTAGCGCCAGGTTCAAAGAACATCTCAGGGTTTACAATACGAAAAGATCTGCCCCATATGATCTCTCTATTAGCATAGGGATCGCGTATTATGAAAAGTGCAGCCATTCAATTGAGGAACTCCTGGTTCAGGCTGACAAGCTGATGTATGAACAAAAGAAAGAGAAACAGAAAAAATGATACGGCAATCGGATCAGGTTTTCTGTTGAGGTTTATTCTTTAAGTACATCTTTATCTCATGCTCAAAGTTATCGCTGAAGCCCCCCTTGCCGAGGTTATCACTTATCTCATCAAGGCTCCATGCACGCACTTCATCTATCTCGTCATGCTGAAACTTTATCTTCCCGGCATAGACACATGAAAATGTATAAACAAGCTCTGTCTCATAAGGGTTTGAGTGGATGTATGTATAAAGGAATTCAGTATTGCAAGAGGTTATGCCTAACTCTTCTTCCATCTCACGGCTGAGCGCTTCATCAATGGATTCTCCAGCATTGACATGTCCACCGACGGAAGTGTCCCATCTGCCCGGGGCTACATCTTTAGTCATTGACCGTTTCTGCAGAATAAGCCTGCCATTTATATCAAATACAAGCGCATGAACAACTTTATGCATTAATGAAGGATTGCCGTGTATCTTAGTTCTCGCGAGGGTCTTTATCGTCCTTCCATCCTCATCTACAACATCTAAAAGCTCTTCGCTCATTCCGCCTCCCTTTCTGTTGAATTATTATAAACAAGGTGCTATAGTCTTTGCATGAAAACCGCCCTTACCATAGCAGGCTCTGACCCTACCGGAGGCGCAGGCTTGCAGGCTGACCTGAAGGTATTCATGTCTCTCGGGGTCTACGGCCTGAGCATCCCGTCCGTGCTTACCGCGCAGAACACAAGAGGGGTGCATGATGTGCATGAGGTGCCTGCTGATTTTTTCTCTAAACAGATCAGCCATCTACTCAATGATATCCGGCCGGATGCCCTTAAGACAGGCATGATATATTCTCCTGAGATTGTCCAGCTGATAGCCCAAAATATCAAAGAACACTCTTTGAATAACCTTGTCATTGATCCTGTGACCGTCTCTTCAACCGGCGTGCCTCTTATTAAAGAAGGCACCCTTGAGGCGATCAAAGAGATCCTCTTTCCTCTCGCAAAGGTGGTGACCCCTAACTTATATGAGGTCTCTCTTCTCACCGGCATGGAGGTCATTGAAGAGGATGAGATGAAAGAGGCTGCTGTCAAACTCATGCGGCTCGGCCCGGAGAATGTGATAATCACAGGCGGGCATCTTCAGGGAAGGGCGATGGATCTGCTCTTTGACGGGGATGATTTCTTCCTGCTTGAAGGCGGCAGGGTTGAAGGTGACTTTCATGGAACGGGATGCGTATTTTCATCTGTCATAACGGCAAGCCTTGCGCTCGGTTATGATGTAAAGGCGTCAATGGTCAAGGCAAAGGCGTTCACGCTGAAGGCTATTGAGAGTGCGGAGACATTCGGCAGCGGGCTGAGGATACTGGGGATTTAATTATTCTTTTTCGCTTGCGACCCTTATTACTGTCTTAACATTTCCTCTAGGATTAAAGTCCCCGACTACTTCAACCTGCCTTGGTTTCAGGAGTTTCTTCAGGTCATCGAATATCTTATTCGTAACTGATTCGTGAGATATGCCCTCGTTCCTGAAACTGTTGAGATACAGCTTAAATGACTTCAGCTCTACTATATATTTATCCGGAACATAGCTTACCCTTATGGTCGCAAAATCAGGATAGCCTGAGCGCGGGCAGAGGCAGGTAAATTCGCACGAACTTATTTCAATCGTGTAGTCCTTTTCAGGGTTTGGGTTAGGCCATCTTTTCAACCCTGCGCCTGCTATAGCTTTTTCACCGTATTTCATACGAAAGTATTATACCTGATTACTGCTTTCCAATTCCCCGCTCCGCTTTAAATCACGCCTAACTTGTTATTTAAATGAAAAATCATTTAAATTAGAATTATGGCTGTGCTACCTATAATAAAGTACCCTGATAAGGTATTGCTGAAGAAGACATTGATCGTCAAGAAGTTTGATGATGAGCTGCAGGACCTTATCGATAATATGATAGAGACGATGTATGCCGCGCCGGGAGTCGGGCTTGCAGCCAATCAGGTCGGGGTATCCAAACAGGTGGTTGTAATTGACGCGAGCACTGAGGATGAAGATATCCAGCTTATCACGCTTATTAATCCTGTTCTGGTCTTTTCTGAGGGAGAGATCGAGATGGAGGAGGGGTGCTTAAGCCTGCCGGGATATTATACCGTTGTGCGCAGGTTTGAAAGGGTGATTGTGAAGGCGCTGGACAGGGAGAGCAATGAGATAGAGGTTGAGGGTACAGGGCTTTTATCCAGGGCGCTCCAGCATGAGATCGACCATCTGAACGGCGCCTTGCTCATAGACAGGATAGGCCGCATCAGAAAGGATTTTTTCAAAAAGCGTTTCTTGAAAGAGAGAAAGAAAGAGAAGGTAGGCCCTTAAAGGTGAACTCTTGAATATCGTCTTTTTCGGCACACCTGAATTTGCAGTCCCCGCACTTAAAGCCCTTCTGGATAATAAACATCAAGTGCTTGCCGTTGTAACCCAGCCTGACAGGCCTTGCGGACGCGGAAGGCATATCGCATATTCTCCGGTAAAAGCTGCGGCTGATGCAGCAGGGCTTAGGATAATCCAGCCGGATAGGGTCAGGGATACAGGTTTCATAGAAGAACTGAGGAAGATCGGCGCTGATGTGATAGTGACCGCGGCATATGGACAGATCCTTCCCCGTGAAATACTCAACATGCCTGAGAAGGGTTGTATAAATGTTCATGCGTCTCTGCTTCCGAAATACCGCGGCGCTTCACCAATTAGCCAGTCTGTCATCAATGGCGACACTGAGACAGGCGTAACAACTATGCTCATGGATGAGGGCATGGATACAGGAGATATCCTGCTTCAGGAAAAGGTTGAGGTATCTTATACTGATACTGCTGGAAGCTTATCCCGGAGGCTCTCTGTTGTCGGGGCTGAACTTCTTCTTCTCACCCTTGAAAGATTGGAAGAAGGCGGCATTGTCCCAAAGCCTCAGGCAGGGGAAGTTTCTTTTGCCCCTCTTCTTAAAAAGAGCGACGCTATTATTCAATGGGAAAGGACGGCAATAGATTTGTACAATTTCATAAGGGGCATGAACCCGTGGCCCTGCGCTTACACTTTTCTTGAAGGTGATATGATAAAGATATTAAGATCAGAAAGAATGGACGGCGAGGCAGAGGCAGGTGTCGTAAGCATGGTAACCAAGAAAGAGATCTTCGTAGGAACGGGCAAGGGGCTGCTATCCATACTTGAGGTACAGGCTCCGGGCAAAAGGCCGATGGATATAAAAGCTTTTTTACAGGGCAGGCGCATTCATGAAGGGGTGAGGTTCAATGACAAACCGGCTGCTTAGATGGCTCTTCTTTAAGGCAGGGTTTCCCGTGGTCATTATATGGGGATGGCTCTTCAGGATAGACAGCAGGAGGATTCAGGGCATATTGATAAAGATCAATAATGCGCTTGTCATGAGGGCATGGACAGGGCCTGTCAAAACTCTGCTTCTTCTGCTCCCGCACTGCATACAGAGGAGCGAATGCAGCATAAGGATCACATTTGATATTACAAATTGTAAGATGTGCGGGAAATGCCCGGTCGGTGACCTTGTAAAGGTTGCGGATAAACATAAGCTGAACCTCTCGGTGGCAACAGGCGGCGGTATCGCAAGGAGAACAGTTGATAGTGTCAAGCCTGATGCCGTGGTGGCTGTTGCCTGCGAGCGCGACCTCATAAGCGGTATCAGGGATATATACCCCGTTCCCACTCTGGGGATATTGAACGAGAGGCCCTTCGGCCCGTGTTTCAACACAAGCGTTGATATAATCCTTGTCGAGAAGGCGATAGCTTTTTTCGCCGGATAAATTTACTTAAATAACTCCCGCAGACTCAGCTTCTTCTCTGAATGCTTTATCTTGCAATGTTTCCGTAATTATTTTAATCTTATCTATGTTTAAAAATTTCATCAGGATGTTCTCATATTTCATTGGTTTTGTCCTTCTTGCGGCAGCTGCATTCTTTCTGGTATATAAACTGCTGAATTTCAATAAAGTAGCCATGCCCTCTCTCACAGGCAAGAGCATCTTTGAGGCACAGGAACTTCTTCAGCCCGGAGGATTATCGCTCGTGGTTGAAGGCGAGGAATATGATACAGATATCCCGAAAGATCATATTCTAAAGCAGGACATCCCTGCCGGAGAGAAGGTCAAGTCAGGAAGCGAGATAAAGGTCATAACAAGCAAAGGCGTTGAAATGTTTTCCATGCCCTCTTTTGAGGGGCAGGTTTTTGAAGAGGCGAAACTGACCCTTTTAAATCTCGGGATGAATGTCGGCAAGGTCACAAGCGTGCATTCTGATTCTGTAGAAGAGGGTGTGATAATCGCACAGAGGCCTCTGCCCGGGAATGTGCAGAGCAGCAAGGTGAACTTTCTTGTGAGCCTCGGGCCGTACGATGTTTCATACTTATGCCCCTCATTTGTCAAGATGACTGTTGATGATGCCAGAGCGCTGGCAGCGACACTCGGCATAAAGCTTGTTGAGCAGGAAGAGGGCAATGTCGTAATATTCCAGAAACCTGAGGCAGGAGCAACCATTCAAAGGGATGACTCTATTGAGGTGACATTAGGACGGCGCGGGGGCGTCTGGTTTTAGATATAATATGCTGACATTATTCAATAAATATAAGGAGAAAACATGATCAAGATAGCGCCGTCGATATTGTCTGCTGATTTTGCAAGGCTTGGAGATGAGATAAAGGCTGCTGAAAATGCAGGGGCTGATTTCATTCACATTGATGTAATGGACGGGCACTTTGTCCCGAATATAACTATCGGGCCGCTTGTTGTCAAAGCTGCCAGGAAGAGCACATCACTGCCTCTTGACGTGCATCTTATGATAGAGGATCCTGATAAATATATTGATGAATTTGTTGACAGCGGGGCGGATATCATAACAGTGCATGCAGAGTCATGCGTCCACCTGCACAGGACGATACAGAAGATAAAGGAGCGCAAAGTTAAGGCAGCTGTCTCTTTCAACCCCTCAACCTCTCTGCACGAACTGGAGTTCATACTGCCTTACCTTGATATGGTGCTTATCATGTCTGTCAATCCGGGATTCGGCGGGCAGAAGTTCATACCCGAGTCCTTGCAGAAGATAGAGATGCTGAAGAACATACTGCTCGACAGAGACTCAAAGGCTGAGATAGAGGTTGACGGCGGTGTCACGGTTGACAATGTTGCTGAAGTGCAGAAGGCAGGCGCGGATATAGTCGTCATGGGAAGCGCGTTCTACAACTCCAAGGATTATACTGAGACAGTGAGGATGGTCAGGGAAAGGTGCAAGTGAGCTGTGAAAATTATTTCCCTATACGAACTTAATCAGCTCATCAGGGCTGTTCTTGAAGGTTCATTTCCTGAGACGTTCCTTATCACAGCTGAGATAGCATCATGCGATGTGAAGAATCATTGCTACCTCTCTCTTGTTGATAAAGAGAATGATGCCATCAGGGCTGAGATCAAGGCTGTCATCTGGGCTGATAAATATAAAAAACTCTCTGCAGTATTCACACAAGCCACAGGTGTTGAACTTACTAAAGGAATTAAAATACTCTTTGAAGCTTCTGTAAGTTTCCACGAAAGATACGGGCTTAAGCTCAATATCGTAAACATTGACCCTTCTTACACCATCGGCGAGATGGCTGTAAAGAGAAAAGAGATATTAGAGCGGCTTGTCAAAGAGGGGCTCAAAGACAGGAACAAAGAGCTTGAATTCCCCCTTGTCCCGCAGAAGATAGGTATAATCTCTTCATCAACAGCTGCGGGTTATGAAGACCTGATGACTCACCTGGCAAACAACTCCTACGGATATAAATTCACATGCAGACTTTATGAAGCACTTATGCAGGGCGACAGGGCTGAGGAGTCGGTTGTGAGCGCACTTCAAAAGTGTATGGCTGATGCTGCCAGGCTTGATGTTGTCGTCATTGTGAGAGGCGGAGGCGGACAGGCAGACCTCCAGTGCTTTGACAGCTACGAGATAGCAAAGTCCATCGCCTTCATGCCTGTTCCTGTGATCGCAGGCATAGGTCATGAGCGTGACATCACCGTTGTTGATGAGGTATCAAACATGCGCGCCAAGACTCCGACCGCTGTCGCAGACCTTATAATTACAAGGGTGAAAGATTTTGAGGACAGGCTTGATTCATTGACGCATAATCTTGTCCATGGCACTCAGCGGCTTACATCAGATGAGAGAGAGAGGATATCAGCTCTTGCAAAAAACCTTGAGGCTGCCGTCAGAAAAGAACAGCTTGATAACGCATACAGGCTTGGTATTTTTATAAAAGGTTTAAAATATTCCCTCAAGCTGATACAGTCTGAAAAGGAGAGGCTTCGCTCCAGAGAGGGCAATGTAGGCCATCTCAATCCGGCGAATGTGCTTAAGAGGGGCTACAGCATCACATACCACAACGGCAAAGCGATAAGCTCTTCTGCAGAAGCAGAGGCTGGAGATATATTGCGCACAGTTCTGCATAAGGGAGAATTGACAAGCACAGTTGAAAAGCAAAGCAGGAGGAAGACTCATGGATGATACGCCAAGTTATAAAGACGCAATTGAAGAGATAGAATCAATTGTCGGAGAGATCGAGAACGAGAGCATAGACATTGACGCATTGGCTGAAAAGGTCAAAAGGGCTGCCTATCTTATCAAATACTGCAAGACGAAATTAAAGAATACCGATAATGAGGTCAAGAAGGTTTTAAAAGAGTTTGAAAAAGAGAGTTGAAAATATAATTTTATTAACAATGGAGAAGACAGATGAATAATTCAGCAATAAAATATTTTGAAGCAGCAGAGAAGCAGAGAAAATCAGCGCAATACGCAAAGGCGGTCGCTTCCTATATAACCGCTCTTGATATTTTCAAAGAGGAATCAGACCTTACAGGCATACTCAACTGCACTATCGCGATAGCCGATACACTCAGAGCGAAAGGCGATTTCAGTCTTGCAAAGGTATTCTATGAAGAAGGATTGGGCATTGCCGAGGCGCTTGATGACAGGGCATCAGAGGCGGACGCGATGACAGGGCTCGGGCTTTCCATAAGAGCGTTAGGCGACTGGAAAGAGGCGATGCGTCTAATAGATAAGGCAAACAGGATATACGGCTCTATGGATGACAGGTATGGAGAGGCGTTTTCCATTTGGGCAAAGGCAGGGACATACAGGATAAAGGGTGATGTTAAAAAGGCGGTCGAGACATTTCATGACGCGCTTGTCCGTTTCAGAAAGCTCAAAGACAAGTCAGGGGTAGCGTATTCCTACTGCGGTCTTGGAGGCTCTTCAAGGGTCTCAAATAATTTCAGTGACTCCGGGAAGTATTACACGCTTGCCAATAAGAACTTCCAGGAGCTGAACGACAGCTTCGGCATGGCGTATTCATACTGCGGGCTTGGCAATGTCCAGAGGATGCACGGCAATTACAAAGAGGCGCTCGCGTATTTCAAAAAAGCGGGCGTCCTATACAAAAAGATAGGCGACAGGGTCAGCTATGCTTACACCTTATGGAGCGTAGGCGTGTCGAATATCATGCTTGGTGATTTTGAAAAGGCAAAGAAGAGTTTTGATGAATCCGACAGTTTTTTCATAGAGACAAAAGACCCCAGAGGCAGGATCTACTGCATGCTCGGATTTTCCGAACTTGATTATCTCTCAGGCAGAAAGAAGAAAGCAGAGGCGACAGCTTCCAAAGCGATAAAACTCGCAGAGAAATATCAGTTCAAGCTTGAGATGGGATACGCGAAAAGACTTTCCAAAGCGATAGCGTCCGGTAATGTTTTTCCATTGAACCTGCCATAGGTTATTTAATTAATACTATGACAATGACAAGCGAACAACCTCTGTTTGTCATTATCATACCGCTATGGCTGGCTGAACTAAAACAATATGCACTTTACTTTAGGTTGAACTTAAAGTAAAGTGACAATCCCGAATCATGCCAAAAGCCCACCCAAATCCTCACTGATTAGCACGAGATTTCCGCTGAAGTTGTTGTAATCAACTTCCTTGAAATAAACCATTCTTTCTGTTACTCTAAATGCAATTTCAAGATGAATTCCCCCGATGCTCTAAC
The DNA window shown above is from Thermodesulfovibrionia bacterium and carries:
- a CDS encoding NUDIX domain-containing protein — protein: MSEELLDVVDEDGRTIKTLARTKIHGNPSLMHKVVHALVFDINGRLILQKRSMTKDVAPGRWDTSVGGHVNAGESIDEALSREMEEELGITSCNTEFLYTYIHSNPYETELVYTFSCVYAGKIKFQHDEIDEVRAWSLDEISDNLGKGGFSDNFEHEIKMYLKNKPQQKT
- the thiD gene encoding bifunctional hydroxymethylpyrimidine kinase/phosphomethylpyrimidine kinase — its product is MKTALTIAGSDPTGGAGLQADLKVFMSLGVYGLSIPSVLTAQNTRGVHDVHEVPADFFSKQISHLLNDIRPDALKTGMIYSPEIVQLIAQNIKEHSLNNLVIDPVTVSSTGVPLIKEGTLEAIKEILFPLAKVVTPNLYEVSLLTGMEVIEEDEMKEAAVKLMRLGPENVIITGGHLQGRAMDLLFDGDDFFLLEGGRVEGDFHGTGCVFSSVITASLALGYDVKASMVKAKAFTLKAIESAETFGSGLRILGI
- the queF gene encoding preQ(1) synthase — its product is MKYGEKAIAGAGLKRWPNPNPEKDYTIEISSCEFTCLCPRSGYPDFATIRVSYVPDKYIVELKSFKLYLNSFRNEGISHESVTNKIFDDLKKLLKPRQVEVVGDFNPRGNVKTVIRVASEKE
- the def gene encoding peptide deformylase gives rise to the protein MAVLPIIKYPDKVLLKKTLIVKKFDDELQDLIDNMIETMYAAPGVGLAANQVGVSKQVVVIDASTEDEDIQLITLINPVLVFSEGEIEMEEGCLSLPGYYTVVRRFERVIVKALDRESNEIEVEGTGLLSRALQHEIDHLNGALLIDRIGRIRKDFFKKRFLKERKKEKVGP
- the fmt gene encoding methionyl-tRNA formyltransferase, whose translation is MNIVFFGTPEFAVPALKALLDNKHQVLAVVTQPDRPCGRGRHIAYSPVKAAADAAGLRIIQPDRVRDTGFIEELRKIGADVIVTAAYGQILPREILNMPEKGCINVHASLLPKYRGASPISQSVINGDTETGVTTMLMDEGMDTGDILLQEKVEVSYTDTAGSLSRRLSVVGAELLLLTLERLEEGGIVPKPQAGEVSFAPLLKKSDAIIQWERTAIDLYNFIRGMNPWPCAYTFLEGDMIKILRSERMDGEAEAGVVSMVTKKEIFVGTGKGLLSILEVQAPGKRPMDIKAFLQGRRIHEGVRFNDKPAA
- a CDS encoding DUF116 domain-containing protein, with translation MTNRLLRWLFFKAGFPVVIIWGWLFRIDSRRIQGILIKINNALVMRAWTGPVKTLLLLLPHCIQRSECSIRITFDITNCKMCGKCPVGDLVKVADKHKLNLSVATGGGIARRTVDSVKPDAVVAVACERDLISGIRDIYPVPTLGILNERPFGPCFNTSVDIILVEKAIAFFAG
- a CDS encoding PASTA domain-containing protein: MFKNFIRMFSYFIGFVLLAAAAFFLVYKLLNFNKVAMPSLTGKSIFEAQELLQPGGLSLVVEGEEYDTDIPKDHILKQDIPAGEKVKSGSEIKVITSKGVEMFSMPSFEGQVFEEAKLTLLNLGMNVGKVTSVHSDSVEEGVIIAQRPLPGNVQSSKVNFLVSLGPYDVSYLCPSFVKMTVDDARALAATLGIKLVEQEEGNVVIFQKPEAGATIQRDDSIEVTLGRRGGVWF
- the rpe gene encoding ribulose-phosphate 3-epimerase, with the translated sequence MIKIAPSILSADFARLGDEIKAAENAGADFIHIDVMDGHFVPNITIGPLVVKAARKSTSLPLDVHLMIEDPDKYIDEFVDSGADIITVHAESCVHLHRTIQKIKERKVKAAVSFNPSTSLHELEFILPYLDMVLIMSVNPGFGGQKFIPESLQKIEMLKNILLDRDSKAEIEVDGGVTVDNVAEVQKAGADIVVMGSAFYNSKDYTETVRMVRERCK
- the xseA gene encoding exodeoxyribonuclease VII large subunit; this encodes MKIISLYELNQLIRAVLEGSFPETFLITAEIASCDVKNHCYLSLVDKENDAIRAEIKAVIWADKYKKLSAVFTQATGVELTKGIKILFEASVSFHERYGLKLNIVNIDPSYTIGEMAVKRKEILERLVKEGLKDRNKELEFPLVPQKIGIISSSTAAGYEDLMTHLANNSYGYKFTCRLYEALMQGDRAEESVVSALQKCMADAARLDVVVIVRGGGGQADLQCFDSYEIAKSIAFMPVPVIAGIGHERDITVVDEVSNMRAKTPTAVADLIITRVKDFEDRLDSLTHNLVHGTQRLTSDERERISALAKNLEAAVRKEQLDNAYRLGIFIKGLKYSLKLIQSEKERLRSREGNVGHLNPANVLKRGYSITYHNGKAISSSAEAEAGDILRTVLHKGELTSTVEKQSRRKTHG
- the xseB gene encoding exodeoxyribonuclease VII small subunit, whose product is MDDTPSYKDAIEEIESIVGEIENESIDIDALAEKVKRAAYLIKYCKTKLKNTDNEVKKVLKEFEKES
- a CDS encoding tetratricopeptide repeat protein, which gives rise to MNNSAIKYFEAAEKQRKSAQYAKAVASYITALDIFKEESDLTGILNCTIAIADTLRAKGDFSLAKVFYEEGLGIAEALDDRASEADAMTGLGLSIRALGDWKEAMRLIDKANRIYGSMDDRYGEAFSIWAKAGTYRIKGDVKKAVETFHDALVRFRKLKDKSGVAYSYCGLGGSSRVSNNFSDSGKYYTLANKNFQELNDSFGMAYSYCGLGNVQRMHGNYKEALAYFKKAGVLYKKIGDRVSYAYTLWSVGVSNIMLGDFEKAKKSFDESDSFFIETKDPRGRIYCMLGFSELDYLSGRKKKAEATASKAIKLAEKYQFKLEMGYAKRLSKAIASGNVFPLNLP